One Novipirellula artificiosorum DNA segment encodes these proteins:
- a CDS encoding EF-hand domain-containing protein, protein MIRNVNRILLIAVAFSWSGLTVAVAQPQGRGGPPGPGSSGRGGPPPQMRMHAIPLAAALDTDRDGKISAEEIKNASESLRKLDKNDDKTLTADELRPKFGSSTRSTVRPDFMRSGQRRGDTRGRSQAYGQRKGYGQRNASSQRWGYGQRWGYGRGWGSFPFHRQAFAGVRGARLQGAGRSFGHVGSPIHAGGRLGFGPPRGPSGKDARRPRETSRPRETMRKPDQDRKDSPQTDALRPKRDGTEPSDRKPSDRKPSDQRPNDQRPGDDGSAARSKELASRLFAEMDADEDGKLTGDEVPERIRARLSQIDKNSDDAVTREELQSAMQRLNPTQGFRGGPPAGTGRGPGPGSRGPGFGGGPPEGVGRGAGPGSRGPGFGRPPSNRPVVDDDKDQNEE, encoded by the coding sequence ATGATACGCAATGTCAACAGAATTTTGCTAATCGCTGTAGCCTTCAGTTGGTCCGGGCTCACCGTGGCGGTGGCTCAACCGCAAGGGCGTGGCGGACCGCCTGGCCCAGGATCGTCCGGACGTGGAGGACCGCCTCCGCAAATGAGGATGCATGCGATTCCGCTCGCTGCTGCCCTGGACACCGATCGAGATGGAAAAATCTCGGCTGAAGAAATCAAGAACGCCTCCGAGTCGCTTCGCAAGCTTGACAAGAACGACGACAAGACGCTGACAGCCGATGAACTGAGGCCCAAGTTTGGTTCGTCAACTCGGAGTACCGTTCGACCGGATTTCATGCGCAGCGGACAACGTCGTGGTGACACGCGGGGGCGCAGCCAAGCGTATGGACAGCGAAAAGGTTATGGGCAGCGAAACGCTTCTTCACAGCGATGGGGATATGGACAGCGATGGGGTTATGGACGTGGCTGGGGAAGTTTTCCCTTTCATCGGCAAGCTTTCGCCGGCGTACGTGGAGCTCGCCTGCAAGGTGCCGGACGTAGCTTTGGGCATGTTGGCTCGCCAATCCATGCGGGTGGCCGGCTCGGTTTCGGGCCACCACGCGGCCCGTCCGGTAAAGATGCCCGTCGACCGCGAGAAACGAGTCGACCGCGAGAAACGATGCGTAAACCGGATCAAGACAGAAAAGACTCGCCCCAGACCGATGCCCTGCGACCGAAACGCGACGGGACCGAACCCAGCGACCGGAAGCCCAGCGACCGGAAGCCCAGCGATCAAAGGCCAAATGATCAACGCCCTGGCGATGACGGGTCCGCCGCCAGGTCCAAGGAGTTGGCATCTCGGCTTTTCGCCGAGATGGACGCGGACGAGGATGGCAAACTGACGGGTGATGAGGTTCCCGAACGAATTCGCGCACGCCTATCTCAAATCGACAAGAACAGCGATGACGCCGTGACTCGTGAAGAGTTGCAATCGGCGATGCAACGGCTGAATCCTACGCAAGGGTTCCGCGGAGGTCCGCCTGCGGGAACTGGTCGCGGGCCCGGACCGGGAAGTCGCGGACCGGGATTCGGTGGAGGTCCGCCTGAGGGAGTCGGTCGTGGCGCCGGACCGGGAAGTCGCGGACCGGGATTCGGTCGTCCTCCAAGCAACCGTCCCGTCGTCGATGACGACAAGGATCAGAACGAAGAATAG
- a CDS encoding 3-keto-disaccharide hydrolase — protein sequence MKSRPFLVLLLAAAFAPARAEEAAFVSLFNGQDLSQWVPCNIADDTFTVRDGVLVTSGVPTGTLRTEKMYENFILEFEWRHMEKGGNSGLFVWADGFPAVGSPFSRGFEIQILDPGFNVPGKNEWYSTHGDIFAVNGSSLTVAGRISPDGKRSFPSEERTKPSPQWNHYRVVANNGDLSLSVNGKEVTIAKQANPRKGYLMLESEGAECQFRNLRIAELPSTHPDQQQTARATDGFVPIFNGIDLSGWRVPEGDNGHWGVIGQVIDYDALSESTGDKNLWTSREYKNFELVVDWRIKATPYNNPRVYELLPDGSEALGPDGKPVPQTLPDSDSGIFLRGEGKYQVNIWCWPAGSGEMYGVRRDPSMPQQTRAGVTPLMKADHPIGTWNRFEITVKEDTVRIVLNGKEVIPTVKIPGMPDSGPIALQHHGNQREGQWVSPPALVQFRNLFIRELP from the coding sequence ATGAAGTCTAGACCGTTTCTTGTTTTGCTCCTTGCCGCCGCCTTTGCACCTGCCCGAGCAGAGGAGGCCGCATTCGTCTCGTTGTTCAATGGCCAAGACCTGTCGCAGTGGGTGCCCTGCAACATTGCCGATGACACGTTCACCGTACGTGATGGAGTGTTGGTGACCAGCGGCGTCCCGACCGGCACGTTGCGAACAGAAAAGATGTACGAAAACTTCATCTTGGAGTTCGAATGGCGGCACATGGAAAAAGGGGGCAACTCGGGCCTTTTCGTCTGGGCGGACGGTTTTCCGGCGGTTGGCTCCCCTTTTTCAAGAGGTTTTGAAATCCAAATCCTTGACCCAGGCTTCAATGTTCCTGGCAAGAATGAGTGGTACTCCACGCACGGCGACATTTTTGCAGTCAACGGTTCAAGTCTTACGGTTGCCGGTCGCATTTCACCCGATGGAAAACGGAGTTTTCCGAGTGAAGAAAGGACCAAGCCTTCGCCTCAGTGGAATCACTATCGCGTCGTTGCCAACAACGGTGATCTTTCGCTCAGTGTCAACGGCAAAGAAGTCACCATCGCAAAACAAGCAAATCCGCGCAAAGGCTATCTCATGCTGGAGTCGGAAGGAGCGGAGTGCCAGTTTCGCAACCTGCGTATCGCCGAGTTGCCCTCAACCCACCCTGACCAGCAGCAAACCGCACGAGCGACGGACGGATTTGTTCCAATTTTCAACGGAATCGATCTAAGCGGTTGGCGAGTGCCCGAAGGAGACAATGGACATTGGGGCGTGATCGGCCAAGTGATTGATTACGACGCTCTGAGCGAATCGACCGGCGACAAAAATCTTTGGACTTCTCGCGAGTACAAGAATTTTGAGTTGGTGGTTGATTGGCGGATTAAGGCGACACCCTACAACAACCCTCGCGTTTATGAACTTCTGCCGGATGGTTCCGAGGCATTGGGGCCAGATGGCAAACCCGTGCCTCAGACGCTTCCCGATTCCGATTCCGGGATTTTCTTGCGTGGCGAAGGCAAGTACCAGGTCAATATCTGGTGTTGGCCCGCTGGATCCGGCGAAATGTATGGAGTGCGCCGTGACCCGTCGATGCCCCAACAGACGCGAGCAGGGGTAACACCCTTGATGAAAGCGGATCATCCCATCGGCACGTGGAACCGCTTCGAGATCACGGTCAAGGAGGATACGGTTCGCATCGTGCTCAACGGCAAAGAAGTCATTCCCACGGTCAAAATACCTGGGATGCCTGATTCGGGACCGATTGCGTTACAGCACCACGGAAACCAACGCGAGGGCCAATGGGTCAGCCCACCTGCGTTGGTGCAATTCCGAAACCTGTTCATTCGCGAGCTTCCGTAA
- a CDS encoding DUF1501 domain-containing protein, with protein MPNMNRRESLFRLGTSLGSVALASLLADEARADEKPNPLAPRKCHLPAKAKNCIFLMMEGGPSHIDTFDPKPSLAQLHLKEFTREGVQKSAMESGKRYYVQSPFPFEKHGESGADMAENWMHLSSVADDLCFFRGCQVDSVNHPTAMYQMNCGNRFGGDPGLGAWVTYGLGSENQNLPGFLVLPEVSYPQGGAANWSNGYLPAYYQGTPLRPKGSPILDLQPPAGVTPERQRANLDLLSEINARHAVEHPGHDDLSARIESYELAFRMQMEVPEAIDISGEDEKTLSMYGIGNAATEPFGRKCLLARKMVEKGVRFVQLYNGSWDSHDYIHRAHGNLVRGVDQPIAALIKDLKQRGLLDSTLIVWCGEFGRTPDNGVRGGVAYGRDHNPNAMTIWMAGGGCNAGHTIGATDETGMTAVEEVHHVRDFHVTLLRLLGLDDNKLTYYHAGRFKQLSQFGGKVIDDLIA; from the coding sequence ATGCCAAACATGAATCGTCGCGAGAGTCTGTTCCGTCTCGGAACGTCGCTGGGTAGCGTGGCTCTTGCTTCGTTGCTTGCCGATGAAGCAAGGGCCGACGAGAAACCCAATCCGCTCGCCCCCAGAAAGTGTCACCTCCCTGCCAAGGCGAAGAACTGCATCTTCTTGATGATGGAAGGTGGGCCGTCGCACATCGACACCTTTGACCCGAAACCGTCGCTGGCGCAGTTGCACCTCAAAGAGTTCACTCGCGAAGGCGTGCAGAAATCGGCGATGGAAAGCGGCAAACGCTATTACGTCCAGAGCCCGTTTCCATTCGAGAAGCACGGCGAGAGTGGCGCGGACATGGCTGAGAACTGGATGCATCTTTCAAGTGTTGCCGATGACCTCTGCTTTTTTCGCGGTTGCCAAGTCGATAGCGTCAATCATCCAACCGCCATGTACCAGATGAACTGTGGCAATCGCTTCGGCGGTGATCCAGGACTCGGCGCTTGGGTGACTTACGGGCTAGGTAGCGAAAACCAAAACCTGCCTGGCTTCTTGGTCCTTCCCGAAGTTTCCTATCCGCAGGGAGGGGCTGCCAATTGGAGCAACGGGTATCTGCCGGCCTACTATCAAGGTACGCCGCTGCGGCCCAAGGGGTCGCCCATTCTTGATTTGCAGCCACCGGCCGGTGTCACTCCGGAGCGGCAACGGGCGAACTTGGACCTTCTCAGCGAAATCAATGCCCGGCACGCAGTCGAGCATCCCGGCCACGATGATCTGAGTGCCCGAATTGAAAGCTACGAGTTGGCTTTCCGAATGCAAATGGAAGTACCAGAGGCGATTGACATCTCCGGCGAGGATGAAAAGACGTTGTCGATGTATGGCATCGGCAACGCCGCGACCGAACCCTTTGGTCGCAAGTGCTTGCTCGCTCGCAAAATGGTCGAAAAAGGTGTGCGATTTGTTCAACTCTACAACGGATCATGGGATAGCCACGACTACATCCATCGGGCACACGGAAACCTTGTTCGGGGCGTAGACCAACCCATTGCTGCGCTCATCAAAGACCTAAAACAACGAGGACTTTTGGACAGCACGCTGATCGTCTGGTGCGGCGAATTTGGACGCACCCCAGATAACGGTGTCCGTGGTGGAGTCGCCTACGGTCGTGACCACAACCCCAATGCGATGACCATTTGGATGGCCGGGGGAGGGTGTAATGCGGGCCACACGATTGGAGCCACGGATGAGACGGGAATGACTGCGGTCGAAGAAGTGCATCACGTACGTGATTTCCATGTTACGTTGCTGCGTCTGCTTGGCTTGGATGATAATAAGCTGACGTATTATCACGCGGGGCGTTTTAAACAGCTCAGTCAATTCGGCGGCAAGGTGATTGATGATTTGATCGCGTAG
- a CDS encoding glycoside hydrolase family protein — translation MHRFLAFFVVLTFTFCTPCHGERRSLDPKIDSVEQLRTHYSGEILLEGNKLTFKRSGVIAFDQSNRGFIWNVPPSITHVVVGDGVMVDGALHLHGDCLIEGVNREHSGFFGTYHQAWPQNHDIKAYKICTIQGFGDGTITVRNLTFKNPRGFFIRGGDSPVHLSQCDFLETRPGYHNHSDGFEGGPGSTIDQCHFDVGDDVIKVYNDVTVTHTTIVMGINSVPIQFGWGSYGSGAKGIFRNVKIYGNVGRGPAGATLVARAGRYEKSVVLEDCSIDTPNGALFHLHPEAADSLIQVTIKGTPIRIKAFGPISTETRITINGAPYAPDTKQTRWDYPLAKPVGCSRALPIMRRDAQPSDEPILRW, via the coding sequence ATGCATCGCTTCCTTGCGTTTTTTGTCGTCCTGACCTTCACGTTCTGTACTCCATGTCACGGTGAACGACGGTCGCTTGATCCAAAAATCGACTCGGTCGAGCAGCTTCGCACACACTACAGTGGCGAAATTCTGCTGGAAGGAAACAAGCTTACTTTTAAGCGATCGGGTGTGATTGCGTTTGATCAATCGAATCGCGGGTTTATCTGGAATGTTCCTCCCTCCATTACCCATGTCGTTGTTGGCGACGGTGTGATGGTAGACGGTGCCTTGCATTTACATGGTGACTGTTTGATCGAAGGGGTGAACCGCGAGCACTCTGGATTCTTTGGCACGTACCATCAAGCGTGGCCACAGAATCACGACATCAAGGCATACAAAATTTGTACGATTCAAGGTTTCGGTGACGGTACGATTACGGTCCGGAATTTGACGTTCAAGAATCCACGGGGTTTCTTTATCCGCGGTGGTGATAGCCCAGTACACCTCAGCCAGTGTGATTTCCTCGAGACACGGCCCGGTTATCACAATCACAGTGACGGTTTCGAAGGTGGCCCCGGCTCCACGATCGATCAATGTCACTTTGATGTGGGTGACGATGTGATCAAAGTCTACAACGATGTCACGGTCACCCACACGACGATCGTGATGGGCATCAACTCGGTTCCGATTCAATTTGGATGGGGCAGCTATGGCAGTGGTGCCAAGGGCATTTTTCGCAATGTCAAGATCTACGGAAACGTGGGGCGAGGGCCCGCGGGGGCGACGCTGGTGGCTCGAGCCGGTCGCTATGAGAAATCGGTCGTGCTGGAAGACTGCAGCATTGACACTCCCAACGGTGCCCTGTTTCATCTGCACCCCGAAGCCGCCGATTCGTTGATTCAGGTGACGATCAAGGGCACGCCGATTCGGATCAAGGCGTTTGGCCCGATTTCCACGGAAACGAGGATCACGATCAACGGTGCGCCCTACGCCCCCGATACGAAACAGACTCGATGGGACTATCCCTTAGCCAAGCCTGTGGGATGCTCGCGAGCATTGCCTATCATGAGGCGTGACGCACAGCCCTCTGATGAGCCAATACTCCGATGGTGA
- a CDS encoding PSD1 and planctomycete cytochrome C domain-containing protein: MTIPCDSAKHSTGANRQRVDRSRRARLTRGIHALALRTCLILGCLTLSAAADDSADDDLSEVLFARRVAPLLTEKCLGCHGQDPDGIEGGIDLRTFEGLAIGGDSGEPGIVPGKPSGSSIFLAAARGEDEFSAMPPKESEALNQEQLSWLHDWIVSGAKWPDEDRIERIQTKYADQWSVDDGVVVATSGGLDEAWSQRRYEPDGLWAYQPLQDVEIPASATSAVDHLIEAALPAGLEVAPRADRQTLLRRASFDLTGLPPSPEQAAQFLNDPADDKAAFLMLVERLLDSPHYGERMAQHWLDVTRYADSSGFANDFERGNAWRYRDYVVRAFNEDNPYDDFIREQIAGDEIDASDPEKIVATGFLRMGPWELTSMEVAKIARQRFLDDVTNAVGETFLGHSLQCCRCHDHKFDPIPTQDYYSIQAVFATTQLVERRAEFLQDENTRGFSERQWLDKSQQNYQQTLEELDAVLLDNATSWIMKNGKELAPWQSAVQRARQNGTPGQVFNRARSMMSRSGASEESYPPVKVGFTPQQFGLERIARKGLQRLKWETERYKPFALAVYTGRTPKRTQVVAPLRVPEKPMAEGELETTAILSGGDPFSPTRPVKPGGLSVIGEQVPVAIPDSIDGRRKAFADWVSDPNNPLTSRVLVNRVWQWHFGKGIAGNPNNFGSSGKRPTHPKLLDSMASEFLHGGWSIKHLHRQIMNSDAYCRSTEHPNPLSLAELDPQAESYAAFSPRRLSAEEIRDSMLAVTGELNDQIGGIPCRPLINSEVALQPRQVMGTFASAWTPNPKPEQRNRRSIYVLKLRGLADPSQEVFNAPSPDFSCEKRDTSTVTPQVFAMFNSNNTHDRARALAHAAMSAADEPTDIVHWIYARLFARDATATEVERCLDHWRQVESMLPIKAQPHAMSDREVVREAVEENTGENFTFVETRYAIEDFEPDLQPSECDRSTRALADLCLVLLNSNEFVYIY, translated from the coding sequence ATGACGATTCCCTGCGACTCCGCGAAGCATTCTACGGGGGCAAATCGCCAACGAGTGGATCGATCACGACGTGCGAGGTTGACCCGAGGGATCCATGCGTTGGCGCTGCGTACCTGTTTGATCCTCGGTTGCTTGACTCTCAGTGCGGCGGCCGATGATTCGGCGGACGACGACCTGAGCGAAGTCCTGTTTGCTCGGCGAGTCGCGCCCCTGCTGACGGAGAAGTGCCTTGGATGTCACGGTCAAGATCCCGATGGGATTGAAGGGGGAATCGACCTCCGGACGTTCGAAGGCTTGGCCATTGGTGGCGACAGCGGGGAGCCGGGGATCGTGCCAGGCAAGCCGAGCGGTAGTTCGATTTTCCTTGCAGCGGCTCGCGGAGAAGATGAGTTCTCTGCCATGCCCCCCAAGGAAAGCGAAGCGCTGAACCAGGAACAGCTTTCGTGGCTTCATGACTGGATCGTCAGCGGTGCGAAATGGCCGGATGAGGATCGCATTGAACGGATTCAAACCAAGTACGCAGACCAATGGTCGGTCGACGATGGCGTCGTCGTGGCGACATCCGGGGGTCTCGACGAGGCCTGGAGCCAGCGGCGATACGAACCCGATGGATTGTGGGCCTATCAGCCGCTACAAGATGTCGAGATTCCTGCATCGGCAACGTCCGCAGTGGATCACCTGATTGAGGCTGCACTGCCGGCGGGACTCGAAGTCGCTCCGCGTGCCGATCGCCAAACGCTGCTTCGTCGCGCGAGCTTTGACTTAACGGGTTTGCCGCCGTCGCCTGAACAAGCGGCCCAATTCCTGAACGATCCTGCCGATGACAAAGCCGCCTTCTTGATGTTGGTGGAAAGGCTGCTCGATTCACCTCACTACGGCGAACGGATGGCGCAGCATTGGTTGGATGTGACTCGCTATGCCGACTCATCAGGGTTTGCCAACGATTTCGAACGAGGTAACGCTTGGCGGTACCGAGACTATGTGGTTCGAGCCTTCAACGAAGACAACCCCTACGACGATTTCATTCGCGAGCAAATCGCCGGCGACGAGATCGATGCGAGCGATCCGGAGAAGATTGTTGCAACAGGTTTTCTGCGTATGGGACCGTGGGAGTTGACCAGCATGGAGGTTGCGAAAATCGCTCGTCAACGATTCTTGGACGATGTCACCAATGCCGTCGGTGAAACCTTCTTGGGTCATTCCTTGCAGTGTTGTCGTTGCCATGACCACAAATTTGACCCGATTCCGACACAGGACTACTACAGCATCCAAGCCGTTTTCGCGACAACGCAACTCGTCGAACGCCGCGCCGAGTTTTTACAAGATGAAAACACCCGTGGTTTTTCGGAGCGACAATGGCTCGACAAGTCTCAGCAGAACTATCAGCAAACGCTCGAGGAGTTGGATGCCGTTTTGCTAGACAATGCGACGTCATGGATCATGAAAAACGGCAAGGAATTGGCACCATGGCAGAGTGCAGTGCAACGGGCTCGTCAAAACGGGACACCGGGCCAAGTCTTCAACCGTGCTCGTTCGATGATGTCACGTTCAGGTGCCAGCGAAGAGAGCTATCCGCCCGTCAAGGTCGGGTTCACACCGCAGCAGTTCGGCCTGGAACGGATCGCACGCAAGGGACTTCAACGCTTGAAATGGGAAACCGAACGTTACAAGCCCTTTGCCCTCGCTGTCTACACAGGGCGGACCCCCAAGAGGACTCAAGTCGTGGCTCCGCTCCGCGTTCCCGAAAAGCCGATGGCCGAAGGCGAGCTGGAAACGACGGCCATTCTCTCCGGCGGCGATCCGTTCTCACCCACGCGACCGGTGAAACCAGGTGGTTTGAGCGTCATTGGTGAACAAGTCCCCGTGGCAATTCCTGACTCGATCGATGGTCGACGAAAAGCGTTTGCCGACTGGGTCTCGGATCCCAACAACCCGCTGACGAGCCGCGTCCTTGTCAATCGCGTTTGGCAGTGGCACTTCGGCAAAGGGATCGCGGGCAATCCAAATAACTTCGGCTCCTCCGGCAAACGCCCCACCCATCCGAAATTGTTGGACTCGATGGCTAGCGAATTCCTTCACGGCGGTTGGTCCATCAAGCACCTGCATCGTCAAATCATGAACTCGGATGCCTATTGCAGAAGTACCGAGCATCCGAATCCGCTATCACTTGCGGAACTTGATCCGCAAGCCGAGTCGTACGCAGCATTTTCGCCACGACGGTTGAGTGCAGAAGAAATTCGAGATTCCATGCTGGCCGTCACCGGCGAGTTGAACGACCAGATCGGCGGTATCCCTTGTCGTCCACTCATCAATTCGGAGGTCGCTTTGCAACCCCGGCAGGTGATGGGAACCTTCGCTTCCGCTTGGACCCCCAACCCAAAGCCAGAGCAACGCAATCGGCGTTCGATTTATGTCTTGAAATTACGCGGACTCGCCGACCCAAGTCAAGAAGTTTTCAATGCGCCTTCGCCCGACTTCTCGTGCGAGAAACGTGACACGTCCACCGTCACGCCGCAGGTCTTTGCAATGTTCAACAGCAACAACACACACGATCGCGCTCGTGCACTTGCCCACGCCGCGATGAGCGCAGCCGACGAACCGACAGATATCGTCCACTGGATTTACGCTCGTTTATTTGCTCGAGATGCAACCGCCACGGAAGTCGAGCGTTGCCTTGACCATTGGCGTCAGGTCGAGTCGATGTTGCCGATCAAGGCTCAGCCGCATGCTATGTCGGATCGCGAAGTCGTGCGTGAAGCGGTCGAGGAGAACACCGGCGAGAACTTCACCTTTGTCGAAACTCGCTATGCCATCGAGGACTTTGAACCGGATTTGCAGCCTTCCGAATGTGATCGCAGCACGCGTGCCTTGGCGGACCTTTGCTTGGTGCTGCTGAACTCAAATGAATTTGTTTACATCTATTAA